TAGCAAATGACTCCTTTATAACCTCTATAATATCCTAGAAATACACAGACTTCAGATCGAGGCTGCAATTTGTGATCATTATATGGTCGAAGCCAAGGGTAAACTGCAGATCCAAACACTTTTAAAGTTTTCAGCTCAGGTGGCTTCTTATACAATCTGATATAGGGAGAATCCAATAATAGTGACTTACACGGCATCATGTTGATGAGAAATACTGCATGAGCACATGCATAATACCAGAAAGAACTTGGCAACCCTGCTGCTGTAAGTAATGTTATTGTTGTTTCTACAATGTGTCTGTGTTTGCGTTCTACTAAGCCATTCTGCTGTGGAATATATGGACAGGAAAGTAACTGTTGTATTCCTTTGGCTGCAAGAAATGATTTGAATGAATGACTGGTGTATTCCCCACCCCCATCAGATTGTAAAGTCTTAATAGTCATACCAAACTGATTGAGAACATATGCACAGAAGTTCACAAATATTACAAAGACATCTGATTTATTGCACATTAGAAATATCCAAACATATCGTGTATATTCATCAACAATGGTTACATAATATATGTGACCTTCGAGAGATTTTACAGGAGATGGTCCCCATATATCAGTGTGGACCGTTTCAAAAGGAAAAGAACTCCTATCAGTCCTAACAGGAAATGAAAGTCTAGACATTTTCCCTTTGATACACGAAGTACACATACTATGTTGACTGTCTATATCTACTGGTATACTAGACTGTCTCATCATCACAAACATTATTTCATTAGTTGGATGACCTAATCGATGATGCCATATGCTGGATTTTACCAATTTTCCAAGATAAGCAGCTGAACCCTGAACCACAGACTGTATTCCCTTCGACCTCTTGAGTACTGGAATCTGAAATAGTGATTTGGGCCTACTCTTTCCTTGATACAGAACCTCCTTTGTCTTCTTGTCCTGCACAAAAAATTGATTATCATCACAAATAAACTAACTATGGTTATTTGCACATAACTGTTGAACAGATAGTAAATTCCGTGCTATTGTTGGAACATGCAGCACATTTTTAAGCATAAGAGCATGTGAATTAGTGTGAATAGTCGTAGAACCAGTATTTGCAATGTGTAAACCTGTGCCATTTCCAATTGTAATTCTTTCAGAACCTTCAAAAGGTGTAACATTGTTCAGAGCATCCACATCAGCTGTGATATGATGTGATGCACTCGTGTCAACAACCCAAGAATCTTGAGGAACATAGTGAGACATTTGCTGTGCAGCCATATCATTTAGAGATTGTGGTGGAGGTTGACTTTGAAAAGCATAATTTCCCCTGTGATAACATTCCAGTGCAGAATGTCCTCTCTTGCCACAGATTTGACACTCAAGCAAATAACCAGTAGATGGAGTATTGGAGTTCCTATGAAAACAATTCACAGTTGTGTGCCCTCTCTTATTGCAAATTTGGCACTCTATAACTACATTAGATCTATTCTCTGCATTACCAGACCATGTTCCAGTACCATTTTGCCTTGAATTCCCAAAGGAATACCCACCAGGAAACCCTCCATTGAAGGTCTTGCCTTTGAACCCCCCATTGGTTCTGTAGTTATTTCCACCATTAGACCTATAATTGTGACCACCATTGGACTTGTAGGTACTGCCTCCATTAGAATTATGACCCCTATTCTGACCAAATTGTTGTCTTGGATTTGTATGAGACATATTCTCCATAAACCCGAAACCAAGAGATGGTTGTGGATAAACAACAGATGATGAAGTAGGAAACTGTTGTGACGGCTGAGAATTATATGGCTCATGTGGAAACTGAAGTTGAGATGGATTGAGATATGGAGATGGAGAAAGTACACCTCATGTACTAGATGGCAAATGACAGTGTCCTGCAGGATTTGAACCAGAAGCAGAAGACGAGCCCTGTGAATTACTAGATCCTTGAACATACAGTGCAGACAGATTCTGAGATAATACATTTGTGTCCCCTTCTATTTCTTTTTCAGCCCCCAACAATTGAGCTCTAAATTCTTTTAGAGTTATAGATGATTCTCTAGCCAAAATTACAATTCGAATGATAGCATATTCTTTTGGTAGGCCTGCAAGCCCTGCAATAATCACATCATTTTCAGACATAGATTCTCTAGCTGCAATCAATTGGTCCTTGatactcttcaacctcaacaaGTATTTATCAACCGAATCACTCCCTTTTTGTATAGTATGCAGTTCAGTCTTTAGATGATTAACTCGGGATTTAGACACCAATGCATATCTATCAACAAGATTAGACCAGGCTTCAAAAGCAGTTTTGCAACCAAGAACATACTCAATGGCTTCATCAGAAAGTGTAGCAATCAATAAACTCAGTAAGGCCATATCCATAGACTCccattcaatatatgcatcagTAATCCTATCAGTCACTCATTTTTCCGTATCAATTACAAATTTGGGTGGACAAACAATATCCCCATCAAAATGACCAAACATCTTATACCCTCTCAAGACTGATTGAAATTGGAACGCCCATTTAGCAAAATTATCATCCCTCAATTTTATAGTCAACATCCCCAAAAGATTCTCAACTTTGATATTCATATTCGCCATGATCAACAAAATTTAAGAACGACTGAAACGTTCAGATAGCAATGCAAGTCAAGTTCACGAAAGACTGACACTTTCGTATTCAAGAAAGACTGAAACTTTCTTTGAAACAAATGTACGAAAGACTGACACTTTCGTATATAAGAAAGACTGAAACTTTCTTTAGGCAACTGTGATGCAAAACAAATTCACGAAAGACTGACACTTTCGAATTCAAGAAAGAATGAAACTTTCTTCCAATCAAACTTTAACCAAGGCACGAAAAACTGACACTTTCGAATTCACCAAGAAAGATTGACACTTTCTTATAGTCCAAGAGAGATTGACATCTCTTGTAGATATCTTTCGCACAATCCAACTTTTAAGTAGTAATCATCCAATTATCACACCAAAAAAAACATGAATtacaaaatccccaaattcaCATATCACAGAAACGAACACCTTGAATCTGTAAATCAATCAGCGACACAGAAAGCGAAACATTGGAACAAAATcacctgaaagatttcttcacTAGAACACCAAACTTCTGCCCAGTTTCAACTTCCATCCTTCCTTGAATTTCTGACGAATTTCTGACGAATCCATGATCGCAAGCACGAACACGAACACCAAATACAACTGTAGTACAGCGGAAGAACTCCTAGAATCGAAATCGGCGACGAACCTCTCccggcgatgataccatattaacactTGTGTATGTATCGCAAAGAAGAATAGAAGAAACACTCAGAGAAAAGAAGGAAAGTTTAGAAAGAGAAGTAAAAGGAATTCTTGTATATTCAATCACACTACAACAAATGGTCTGTATACAATGGTTATATACCTACCATCCATATTACTACAATGACTATAATACCCTTTGGTAGTTTTACTCCTAACTAACTCTATTTCCAACCAACTCCCAATTGTAACTAACTCAACCTCTTACAATATAACAACTATCACTCTCTTGTTATATCTAATATGATTGAGGATCATGGACTTGGTTCAGATCTTCACCTCGTCAGTGCACGTAGTAATATGTACTCAAAGTGTGGGGCAATCGACATAGCTCGGGGTTTATTTGATGGTTTGCTGCAAAGGGATGTAATTTCAAGGAATGTAATGATCTGTGGTTATACACATAAGAGCCACTATAAAAGAGGCCCTGATGCCCTTTTGGTTGATGCTATACAATCAAATACAGAGCCTAATGATGTCACATTCTTAGGCATTCTTCCAGCTTGTGATCATTTAGGAGCTCTTGATCTTGACAAGTGGATTCATGCTTATATAGATAAGAACTTCCAGAGTTTTACCAATACCTCCCTCTGGACAAGCCTTATCGGCATGTATGCAAAATACAGAAACATCGAGGCAGCAAAGCAAGTCTTTAATGGTATGGAAGCCAAACCTTGGCTTCTTAAAATGGGCATGCAACCCTTGATCTTTTCTCGAAAATGGAGGATGAAGGATTTAAACCAAATGCTACCACATTTGTGGGAGTTTTATCTGCTTGCAACCATGGTGGTCTTGTAAACCTTGGACGCCAATACTACAGCTCCATGACCACGTATTATCATATTTCCCCAGAACTGCATAACTATGGATGCATGAAAGATCTTCTAGGGCGAGCCGGGTTATTTGATGAAGGTCTTCATGAAGAGCATGGAAATGAAGCTAGATAATGCTGTGTGGGGTTCTCTGCTTGGAGCTTGTAGACTCTACAGGCGGGTGGAGCTGCGTGAATATGTTGCCAAACATCTGTTCGAATTGGAGCCTGAAAATGCCAGGTCTTATGTTCTGCTATCAAATATCTATGCAGGAGCTGGCAGGTGGGATGATATGGCAAGAATAAGAACGTCCAGGCTGAATGACATGGGAATCAAGAAAGTTCCTGGCTCTACCTCTATTCAGGTCGATAATGTTGTTCATGAGTTTCTCGTAAGTGACAAATCGCACCCCTTAAGCAAAGAAATCTACAAGATGCTGGAAGAAATCAACAGGCGTTTGTATACGGCTGGATTTGTGCCAGATACATCGGAGGTGCTCTACGACATAGATGAGGAGTGGAAGGAAGTGGCTTTTAGTCATCACAGTGAGAAGTTGGCCATCGCTTTCAGTTTGATCAGCACGAAGGCAGGCACAACGATTCGAATCGTAAAGAATCTTTGTGTTTCTGGAAATTGCCATTCGGCTAGAAAGCTGATATCCAATATTTTTAATAGGGAGATTATTGCAAGAGATGGCAACCGTTTCGACCATTTTAGAGATGCTTCTTGTCCATGTAATGTCAATTGGTGGTAAAAACCACTtgtacattttatatatatgCTTAGGCCATTAAATTGGAAAAACAAGGGCCATTTTAAATCCTCTCTGCAGTTGAGGGTCTTAattaatacaacaacaacaacaacaaagttttaTCCTACTAAATTGGGTTGACTGTATGAATTCTAGAACGTCACTGCACTTGGTTTGGAACAAATGATGCCTAAATCTTTTCTTTAACTTATGTTCATTTACCACCCTGACAAATAAATTTACAATTAACCACCAAAACTGCAAACATTTGAACAATATGCCATCTAAATTAGGGTTTCATTAAGTTCCATCACGTGATTTATTCTGATCATAACCCTCAATTTATCTCACAAATTTCTTATTTC
This is a stretch of genomic DNA from Malus domestica chromosome 02, GDT2T_hap1. It encodes these proteins:
- the LOC103418140 gene encoding pentatricopeptide repeat-containing protein At1g08070, chloroplastic-like; the encoded protein is MEMKLDNAVWGSLLGACRLYRRVELREYVAKHLFELEPENARSYVLLSNIYAGAGRWDDMARIRTSRLNDMGIKKVPGSTSIQVDNVVHEFLVSDKSHPLSKEIYKMLEEINRRLYTAGFVPDTSEVLYDIDEEWKEVAFSHHSEKLAIAFSLISTKAGTTIRIVKNLCVSGNCHSARKLISNIFNREIIARDGNRFDHFRDASCPCNVNWW